A window from Ictalurus furcatus strain D&B chromosome 16, Billie_1.0, whole genome shotgun sequence encodes these proteins:
- the LOC128620322 gene encoding protein FAM222A — translation MLACLPRRQNQPAQHPACAAKILDAPVSLKCDLSSMQSPRYPSAAELDAYAQKTADSPLSIKIFPSNIRVPQHKQIGRTVNGLDTTGQRFSPYSQPYSSGYQGLLAIVKAPTVTKGIVKSCDGKRTKLSPIQMAVAPYAPPSSNNLAHRHRQRPYSLELCKPPEVHNVPVPPNVVVTASATSLSSGQSLVLASHSDHASLCIVRQMARTSHAQGLQAPVEDHSSPSHQAATACLDSSFSMDMAKTTGYMDTMEYAIWQSKQQRHQQQQQKQHYQQGPLHRYSANSSSRATISRSPDVCLPQGTTQIPYRAHALSTGTCVTGVTLDRVGSSPLNCAATHGDFSAGQFFAPHWNSTLATPDSDCYNPQELPLGSVGLGHSHGRPQRQAHCVPQQYPGLGLCCGLPGRSLCQASLLSSSLQSLECLISEIHPPCIKERMLGRGYEAVQPTHIQLPVFR, via the exons ATGCTGGCGTGCCTGCCGAGACGACAGAACCAACCCGCCCAGCACCCGGCGTGTGCTGCCAAGATCCTGGACGCTCCCGTCAGCCTGAAAT GTGATCTGAGCTCAATGCAGTCTCCACGGTACCCCTCTGCTGCTGAGCTAGACGCCTACGCACAGAAGACGGCAGATAGTCCGCTGTCCATCAAGATCTTCCCATCCAATATCAGGGTCccacagcacaaacaaattggCCGAACTGTCAATGGCTTGGACACGACAGGCCAACGCTTCAGCCCTTACTCCCAGCCCTACTCCAGTGGCTACCAGGGCTTGCTGGCCATTGTCAAAGCCCCCACTGTGACCAAAGGCATAGTAAAGAGCTGTGATGGCAAGAGGACTAAACTGTCGCCAATCCAGATGGCGGTGGCACCTTATGCACCACCCAGCAGCAACAACTTGGCTCACAGGCACAGGCAGAGACCATACAGCTTAGAGCTTTGCAAACCTCCTGAGGTGCACAACGTCCCAGTGCCACCCAATGTCGTGGTAACAGCTTCTGCTACATCCCTCTCTAGTGGACAAAGCTTGGTTCTGGCTTCCCACTCAGACCACGCATCCCTTTGCATAGTGAGACAAATGGCTAGGACGTCCCACGCCCAAGGGCTTCAGGCACCTGTGGAAGATCATTCCAGCCCATCTCATCAAGCAGCTACAGCCTGCTTGGATTCCAGTTTCAGCATGGACATGGCCAAGACTACGGGCTACATGGACACTATGGAATATGCGATATGGCAGTCCAAGCAGCAGAGAcatcaacagcagcagcagaagcagcACTATCAGCAGGGTCCATTACACAGGTACAGTGCCAACAGTAGCAGCAGAGCTACCATAAGCAGATCTCCAGATGTATGCTTGCCCCAAGGTACCACTCAGATCCCATACAGGGCTCATGCCCTCAGCACAGGCACCTGCGTAACGGGTGTCACGCTGGACCGGGTAGGCTCATCACCTTTGAACTGCGCTGCCACACATGGTGACTTCTCTGCTGGCCAGTTCTTCGCACCTCATTGGAACAGCACGCTTGCTACGCCCGACAGCGACTGTTACAACCCGCAGGAGCTGCCCCTGGGCTCGGTGGGGCTTGGCCACAGCCATGGCCGGCCTCAGCGCCAAGCCCACTGTGTGCCGCAGCAGTACCCAGGTCTCGGTCTGTGTTGCGGGCTGCCCGGCCGGAGCCTGTGTCAGGCCTCCCTGCTCAGCAGCAGCCTACAGTCTCTGGAGTGCCTGATCAGCGAGATCCACCCACCCTGCATCAAGGAGCGCATGCTGGGCCGTGGGTATGAGGCCGTTCAGCCCACGCACATCCAGCTGCCTGTGTTCAGATAG